The stretch of DNA GGTCGCTTCCCGAATCATCCCGTCGAGATAGATCGGCATCGTCGGTATCTCGTCCTCCCGCATCGCCTCCTCGAGGACGAGCATCAATTCTTGTGACCGGCCAACGGCGAACGCTGGAATGACGACGATGCCGTTCTGGTCGTACGTTTCCCGAATTATCTCCCTGACCCGTGCCTCACTCTCGTCCGTGTCCGCTTGGAAATCGTTTCGGCGACCGTACGTCGATTCCATAAACATCGTTTCGGCTCGAGGGAAGTCGTTAATGGCGCCGTTGAACAGCCGTGTCGGTTCGTAGTGAACGTCGCCGGAGAAGACGATATTGTGGAACCCATTCCCCACGTGAAAGTGGGCCGTTGCACTTCCCAAAATATGCCCAGCATTATGCATCGTCAACTTGATATCCGGTGCGATATCGGTGACAGCGCCGTAGTCAACCGGGATCGTATGTTTGATCGCTTGTCGTACTTGCTCACTCGCGTACGGCGGTGTTCGCCCTTCTTTCGAGGCGACGTCGAGATAATCGAGTTGTAGCAGCCCCATCAGGTCCCGTGTGGGTTCCGTCGTATAGATCGGTCCGTCGTAGCCGTATTTGAACAATAGTGGCAGTAGCGCACTGTGGTCCAAATGAGCGTGTGTCAGAACCACAGCGTCGAGTTCCGTGAGCGGCATCGCTTCCGGGACGTGAAGGTACGGTACCTCTCCTTCAGCACCGGGTTTGTCTCCGCAATCGATGAGTATCTTCGTATTTGGAGTGTGAAGGACGAAACTCGCCCGACCGACTTCCCGACAGCAACCGAGTGTCGTTACTCGGACCCAGTCGACGTCTTTGTCGGGAGAACCGTGAATTTTCTCGCCAACGTTCGCGAGGAAGTCACGTCGTTCAGCTCGTTCTTGTGTGAGGTAGTTCCTGACGTTGTTTACCGTCGACGATTCCATCGGTGGTGTCCGGACAACTTCCGGATTCCACCCCACCTCCTTCGTAATCTCGCGGACCGTACTTCCGCGTTGGCCGATCACTAACCCCGGCTTTTCGGCATTGATGAAAACCTCTCCAGTTGACGACTGAAACTCGAGATTCTGGATGTTCGCGTTTTCGGGGACGACATCATGAATGACCTCCTTCGCTTTTGCTGGACTCGATTGCGTTCCCGGGACAGGTCGAATCGTTACCCGTTTACGGAGTGCGTGGGCAAGCGTTCCGAGAATATCGTCATCTCGTGCGAACTCTCGAGGTGTTTCAGTATAGATGACAAGATCTGGACCTTCGTATTGGACATCGGTGACATCCAGATGAGAGGGAACTTCGTTTCTAACGCGTTCGTGCAAGTCGGAATGGATCGTGTCGTCGCTCATAGATAGGATCGCTGTCTCACCGGTGATCGCTTCCCTCTCGCTCATAGACCGACAACCAGAATCTCTCAGGGATGATCGGCCAACCAAATATACGAAGAGGGCTGATGAACTGGTAGTAGTGACTTTGTCAGGAGGAATAAAAACCTTCGTACCGCGGAGCGCGTTCTATGCCACCGATACACATGATGGTAACTTTTAAACGCAGGCGTCCGCTTCATTCAGGTAACGAGCCGGTTTTCCACGCCCGATGAGGCCTCTTGGCTGAGGGCAAGCTGGCAGAGACCCAGTTCCAACGTCTTGAAAAACCTTGGCCATGTTATCCTCACGATTTGGAGGTCGTGAGTGAACTACCGTGGGCCTCTGCCTGCTGTTTCGCCTCAACAATAATCTGAACCGACAGCGATGACTAACGGAGAAAGAGAGGCAATATTATCGCTCAAGCAAAGAAGCAGTTATTTCCGAAAGTGTAGCGGCTCGGCCAGTACCGTCATCATAAGGGGCTCAGAGGGGTAACTATTCGTCATCGCCGCCACAGATGTATCCCCGAGTGCGAGTGATTTGAGTCTTGGCTTCTGCAGTCAAAATCACAGCTAGCATAAGCCGGTAACCAATGGTTCGCCGATATGAGAGACCACAATCATTAGTCATGATCTTATTGATTTTTATTTTCAGATGTGTTTTAGCGAAGAACACGCGCTCACTACAGATGCTCATTGGGCGTATTTCAGTTGATATTTTTACTCGAAAATAATTAGTTACAGAACCTTCTTATGGAACTCTCTTCCCATTCGGGTGGCGCACGGTCGTACAATATTAGAGTTCCTGTTCTGTTGGCTCTGGCAGCGTAAACGAAAAGGTTGCTCCCTCGCCGGGTTCAGACTCAACCCAGATTTTACCGTCATGACGTTTGACAATCCGTTCACAGAGCGCTAACCCAATTCCGGAACCGGAGTGATCGTCGTGGGGAACATGGCTGTGGAATACGTCGAAGATACGATCTTGCTCGGCGGGGTTGATACCTACACCTTCGTCTCGAACTGACACGATCCAGTCTGTACCGTTTTTTTCGGCGGAAACGTACACCCGTGGCTGACTATCTCCGCAATAGTCGATCGCGTTTTTCAACAGGTTCTGGAACACCTGCCGAAGTTGGCTTTCGTCGCCGCGGACGCGAGGCAACTCTTCAATCTGCACCTCGGCGTTACTCTCTGTAATTCGGGGGTCGAGGTCTCTGCGTACGTCTGCAATCACGTCATTGAGATTAACCGGTTCAAGTGATTCTCCCCGAGAATCTACCCGCGAATAATGAAGCAAGCCGTCGATCATTGCACTCATTCGGTCGGCTCCGTCAACGGCAAATTCGAGAAATTCCTGTCCGTCGTCGTCAAGTTCGTCTCCATAGCGACGCTCGATGAGTTGCAGATACGACGAGACCATTCGCAGTGGCTCTTGGAGATCGTGCGAGGCGGCGTGGGCGAATTGCTCCAAGCGTTCGTTCGACTCCGCGAGGTTATTCACTAACTGTTCAAGTTCGTGCTGGTAGGTTTTATCTGCGATTGCTTCGGCGAGAACGTTTGCGACGCTCTGGACGAAGGCAACGTCCTCGTCGGTAAACGATTTGGGGGCCATATCGTGGGTGCCCAAGATACCCCACGGCTCGTCAATTGGCCCAATAACCGTACTGATGCCGCTACGGACGTTATGACTCGTCAGCAATTCCGGGCCGCTAAATCGCGATTCCGTTTCAAGGTCTTCAACGACAATCGGGTGGTTGTTCTTCAGCGTGTACGAGGCTTGAGAGTCGTCTTCAACGGCAGAGATCGTCGCTTCGCCAACAAATCCGTCCTTCCACCCGACACCTTGGCGAAGGAGCAGTTCTTGGCGTTCCTCGTCGAGATCGAGTATCTTGCAATACTTGTTGTCGAGAACGTCCGCCACTTGACGGGAGGCTTCGTGCATGATCTCGTCGAGGTCATCAGTTTCGAGTGCGAATTGCCCAAGGTCGGCGACGACCTGTTGCTGTCGAGATCGACGCTTGAGTTCCAACGCACGAGTTTCCGACCGTGCGTCGTTAATCCCCCCGGCAAAAGCGGGGACGAGTACAAATGCGGTGATAGCGAGGAGTGCTCGAGCAGGGTTACTGATAGCTGTACCGGGTGCGAAGTGGTAGAGAGTGAGGATGCCGCCCAGAATACCGATAGCACCGAGACACCATTTTGTAATGGTCGGATAGAATTGGGGGGTTACGTCAGTCCGTGGTAGCCAGTAGCCACCAAGAAGGAGGACGACACCCGGCACGCCAATAAAACCGGAAATGAAGAGAGAGTCCACCACAGGATCTCCTCGCACGATTTCG from Natronorubrum tibetense GA33 encodes:
- a CDS encoding beta-CASP ribonuclease aCPSF1, which produces MSDDTIHSDLHERVRNEVPSHLDVTDVQYEGPDLVIYTETPREFARDDDILGTLAHALRKRVTIRPVPGTQSSPAKAKEVIHDVVPENANIQNLEFQSSTGEVFINAEKPGLVIGQRGSTVREITKEVGWNPEVVRTPPMESSTVNNVRNYLTQERAERRDFLANVGEKIHGSPDKDVDWVRVTTLGCCREVGRASFVLHTPNTKILIDCGDKPGAEGEVPYLHVPEAMPLTELDAVVLTHAHLDHSALLPLLFKYGYDGPIYTTEPTRDLMGLLQLDYLDVASKEGRTPPYASEQVRQAIKHTIPVDYGAVTDIAPDIKLTMHNAGHILGSATAHFHVGNGFHNIVFSGDVHYEPTRLFNGAINDFPRAETMFMESTYGRRNDFQADTDESEARVREIIRETYDQNGIVVIPAFAVGRSQELMLVLEEAMREDEIPTMPIYLDGMIREATAIHTAYPEYLRDGLRQRILHEDENPFMADQFQQVDGGQPMREEIAGDEPSIILSTSGMVTGGPIMSWLELLGPESNNTLLFVGYQADGTLGRRIKSGRTEVTLEGRANHLTLHCRIESVSGFSGHADRNGLEQYVKEMNPQPETILCVHGDDQATDQLSSALYQKHNIRTHQPKNLETFRFP
- a CDS encoding ATP-binding protein, which produces MDTWKSIASDFGGRRAIISLGVLYILFAIGLAYIEIVRGDPVVDSLFISGFIGVPGVVLLLGGYWLPRTDVTPQFYPTITKWCLGAIGILGGILTLYHFAPGTAISNPARALLAITAFVLVPAFAGGINDARSETRALELKRRSRQQQVVADLGQFALETDDLDEIMHEASRQVADVLDNKYCKILDLDEERQELLLRQGVGWKDGFVGEATISAVEDDSQASYTLKNNHPIVVEDLETESRFSGPELLTSHNVRSGISTVIGPIDEPWGILGTHDMAPKSFTDEDVAFVQSVANVLAEAIADKTYQHELEQLVNNLAESNERLEQFAHAASHDLQEPLRMVSSYLQLIERRYGDELDDDGQEFLEFAVDGADRMSAMIDGLLHYSRVDSRGESLEPVNLNDVIADVRRDLDPRITESNAEVQIEELPRVRGDESQLRQVFQNLLKNAIDYCGDSQPRVYVSAEKNGTDWIVSVRDEGVGINPAEQDRIFDVFHSHVPHDDHSGSGIGLALCERIVKRHDGKIWVESEPGEGATFSFTLPEPTEQEL